The Brassica oleracea var. oleracea cultivar TO1000 chromosome C6, BOL, whole genome shotgun sequence genome includes a region encoding these proteins:
- the LOC106300287 gene encoding probable fructokinase-6, chloroplastic, giving the protein MALQATTTTFSFSAPTFRSTPRALTSKRRLSITASSSSPGLSSPPLLSLSRSNLKGRAFASDGSTQESPSVVCFGEMLIDFVPTTSGLSLAQAPAFKKAPGGAPANVAVGIARLGGSSAFIGKVGEDEFGYMLANILKENNVNNEGMRFDPGARTALAFVTLTNEGEREFMFYRNPSADMLLEESELDLDLIKQAKIFHYGSISLITEPCKSAHIAAAKAAKEAGVILSYDPNLRLPLWPSADNARDEILSVWDTADIIKISEEEIEFLTKGEDPYDDSVVRKLFHPKLKLLLVTEGPEGCRYYTKDFSGRVHGLKVEVVDTTGAGDAFVAGILSQLACDLSLLQDEERLREALMFANACGALTVKERGAIPALPTKEAVLDALLKAVV; this is encoded by the exons ATGGCTCTCCAAGCCACTACTACTACGTTCTCCTTCTCCGCTCCTACTTTCCGATCAACTCCTCGCGCATTAACCTCAAAGCGTCGTCTCTCCATCACAGCTTCTTCTTCTTCTCCAGGACTCTCTTCTCCTCCCCTCCTCTCGCTTTCACGATCTAATCTCAAAG GAAGAGCCTTTGCTAGTGATGGCTCAACGCAAGAGTCTCCCTCTGTGGTCTGTTTCGGAGAAATGCTTATCGACTTCGTACCAACAACAAGTGGGCTTTCCTTGGCCCAAGCACCAGCTTTCAAAAAGGCTCCAGGTGGCGCCCCTGCTAATGTGGCCGTTGGTATCGCTCGTCTCGGTGGCTCTTCAGCTTTCATTGGCAAG GTCGGTGAAGATGAGTTTGGTTATATGCTTGCAAACATCCTCAAGGAGAACAACGTGAACAATGAAGGCATGCGTTTTGATCCTGGAGCCAGAACTGCATTAGCTTTCGTCACTCTGACAAATGAAGGCGAACGTGAGTTCATGTTCTATCGTAACCCCAGCGCCGACATGCTGTTAGAAGAGTCTGAGCTTGATTTGGATTTGATTAAACAG GCGAAGATATTCCATTACGGTTCGATAAGTCTGATCACGGAACCGTGCAAGTCAGCTCACATAGCAGCAGCGAAGGCAGCTAAGGAAGCTGGTGTGATTCTTTCGTATGACCCTAACCTCAGGCTCCCCTTGTGGCCTTCTGCTGACAACGCTAGGGATGAAATCCTCAGTGTTTGGGATACTGCTGATATCATTAAGATTAGCGAAGAGGAGATTGAGTTTCTAACGAAAGGAGAAGATCCTTATGATGATTCTGTCGTCAGGAAGCTGTTCCATCCTAAGCTGAAACTACTCCTTGTTACCGAAGGTCCTGAAGGTTGTCGGTACTACACAAAG GATTTTAGCGGGAGAGTGCATGGATTGAAGGTGGAAGTAGTGGACACGACAGGTGCTGGAGATGCATTTGTTGCCGGAATACTATCTCAGCTAGCATGTGATCTCTCATTGCTTCAG GACGAAGAAAGACTGAGAGAGGCTCTAATGTTTGCGAATGCGTGTGGTGCCTTAACCGTAAAGGAGAGAGGTGCAATACCAGCACTTCCTACGAAAGAAGCTGTACTTGACGCCTTACTCAAAGCCGTCGTCTAA
- the LOC106300286 gene encoding serine/threonine-protein kinase CDL1 has translation MILDLGFACFLSGRTRESSHEHNKAWLLEETRPAFIESDPYSGQSSFRFSLCSQVELEKMRREEPSSSCQSFQVSEGSTTVLLVNEVRETDKPTVEMNWSTALSLEKSISPVTSTLIRFSYSEIVTATRNFSKGRVLGRGACSCVYRGRMGIWRKALAIKRLDKEDTESPKSFCRELMIASSLQCPNIVPLLGFCVDPEQGLFLVYKYVSGGSLEHYLHDKKKKKRGVKVPFCLPWSTRYKIALGIADAIAYLHNGTEQCVVHRDIKPSNILLSSNKKPKLCDFGLATWTAAPSVPFLCKTVKGTFGYLAPEYFQHGKISDKTDVYAFGVVLLELITGRKPIEVRRPSGEENLVVWAKPLLRRGMEAIEELLDPRLTRTRKNSVAMERMIQAARACVNDEESRRPGMEEIVSILKGGESRKVELRTFPSRTKSNLSSLMDCYPQLQRTKSEMKSHLALAMLGVTESEDGDDDILL, from the exons ATGATTCTTGATTTGGGTTTCGCTTGTTTCCTCTCTGGTCGAACCAGAGAGAGCTCTCATGAGCATAACAAAGCTTGGCTTTTGGAGGAAACAAGACCAGCGTTTATTGAGTCAGACCCATATTCAGGACAGTCGTCATTTAGGTTTAGTCTTTGCTCACAGGTGGAGCTGGAGAAGATGAGAAGGGAGGAACCATCATCTTCTTGTCAGTCTTTTCAGGTGTCTGAAGGATCGACGACGGTTCTTCTGGTGAATGAGGTTAGGGAGACAGATAAACCGACGGTTGAGATGAATTGGTCGACGGCTCTTTCGCTTGAGAAGAGCATTTCTCCAGTGACCAGTACCTTGATCCGGTTTAGCTACAGTGAAATTGTCACCGCCACTCGCAATTTCTCAAAAG GAAGAGTGTTGGGAAGAGGAGCTTGTAGCTGTGTATATAGGGGCAGAATGGGGATTTGGAGAAAAGCCTTGGCTATCAAAAGACTTGACAAAGAAGATACAGAATCTCCAAAGTCGTTTTGCAGAGAGTTGATGATTGCAAGCTCTCTTCAGTGCCCTAACATTGTGCCTCTTCTAGGGTTCTGTGTCGATCCTGAACAAGGGCTTTTCTTGGTGTACAAGTATGTCTCTGGTGGCAGCCTCGAACACTATTTACACG ATAAGAAAAAGAAGAAGAGAGGTGTGAAGGTTCCCTTTTGTTTGCCTTGGTCAACAAGGTACAAGATCGCCTTAGGGATTGCAGATGCCATAGCCTATTTACATAACGGCACTGAACAATGCGTTGTGCATAGAGACATCAAACCCTCTAACATTCTTCTTTCCTCAAACAAAAAGCCAAAG TTGTGTGATTTTGGGTTGGCGACTTGGACAGCTGCACCTTCGGTTCCTTTCCTGTGTAAGACCGTGAAAGGAACTTTCGG TTATCTAGCTCCAGAGTATTTTCAACACGGCAAGATATCAGACAAGACAGATGTGTACGCGTTTGGAGTCGTGTTGCTTGAGCTAATAACGGGTCGAAAGCCAATTGAAGTAAGAAGACCATCTGGTGAAGAAAATTTGGTAGTTTGG GCGAAACCGTTGTTACGTAGAGGGATGGAGGCTATAGAGGAGTTGCTAGATCCAAGACTGACACGTACTAGAAAGAACTCGGTTGCAATGGAGCGTATGATCCAAGCAGCAAGAGCATGTGTGAACGATGAGGAGTCACGTAGACCTGGAATGGAAGAGATTGTTTCGATTTTGAAAGGAGGTGAAAGCAGGAAAGTAGAGCTAAGGACGTTTCCAAGCAGGACGAAGTCAAATCTTTCGAGTTTAATGGACTGTTATCCGCAGTTGCAACGGACAAAATCTGAGATGAAGAGTCATCTTGCTCTTGCCATGCTTGGAGTAACAGAGTCTGAAGACGGTGATGATGATATTCTTTTGTAG
- the LOC106300288 gene encoding calmodulin-1: MADQLTDEQISEFKEAFSLFDKDGDGCITTKELGTVMRSLGQNPTEAELQDMINEVDADGNGTIDFPEFLNLMAKKMKDTDSEEELKEAFRVFDKDQNGFISAAELRHVMTNLGEKLTDEEVDEMVREADVDGDGQINYEEFVKIMMAK, from the exons ATGGCGGATCAGCTAACGGACGAACAGATCTCCGAGTTCAAGGAAGCGTTTAGCCTCTTCGACAAGGATGGCGATG GTTGCATCACCACCAAGGAGCTGGGGACAGTGATGAGGTCTCTAGGACAGAACCCAACAGAAGCTGAGCTCCAGGACATGATCAACGAGGTGGACGCGGACGGCAACGGCACCATTGACTTCCCTGAGTTCCTAAACCTCATGGCTAAAAAGATGAAAGACACGGACTCGGAGGAAGAGCTCAAAGAAGCTTTCAGGGTGTTCGACAAAGACCAGAACGGGTTCATATCCGCTGCAGAGCTCCGCCATGTTATGACGAATCTAGGCGAGAAGCTTACTGATGAAGAAGTTGATGAGATGGTCCGTGAAGCTGATGTTGATGGAGATGGTCAGATAAACTACGAGGAGTTTGTCAAGATTATGATGGCTAAGTGA